In Bactrocera oleae isolate idBacOlea1 chromosome 3, idBacOlea1, whole genome shotgun sequence, a genomic segment contains:
- the smog gene encoding uncharacterized protein smog isoform X4 — protein MEVRGKCQWQATKEPQQQQQTQKQQQNQLQQLFEVLQQTQRKCHQNQNERTNHLRLQRIQQKQYTNEKHTVITPQQLKTVQKPKQNVERQQQRSALQQHPKLLPINHHRWPMPPLLANVATSPPTPQSSSTSPNPNVVNEFVRFTAAAISRSLADVTATLAVAAVTKAKALAAVAGCCRKQFPILWLLALLSAAQFTPTATTNVAASRAAASSGVFSPTPKLLQHGMLSTAATVTAAAFLSQASAVQAAILSASATTFQPRLTRYKFPTEADEGVGTDGYADADADALVQVQVKRINLLDNDDETAAMAEVAAPPPQPEELEQEELTSEQEELYDEDQQLSQQVAARKLNSNEKQLLMFYRRVQHAAERQQQQLDREYSTSQRHYQSAGVEEQPTSFLVESKLHLADIRPTVDNVVPMPSDDVLAMQLLHKHVTKRSATTKLASTTVTPTAYIAGATAANISSVATKNVTAAADNTEEKCEPKVLEEVPPEPFFDFSDIAEDAARQFTEFITNKFGTSGPPTEQAITAELREELRRRANGIASYALNEDENLLAFAIAAPSIQTVVVKFKDDVTIPPEQIHNKAILGSYWRELGVAWNSTESTQEWGAPFRDCNVLKGRWLWPFRITFSENKIKIGAVAFIAADEDVCNDGLEEVFGRKHGCDRNTTFCLLTENKPSATRDVYTCICRESFYLPNSTLQGFRGDIVEASEGYGNYSCIPCPDGCTTCDQHGVCLLGEPPEVVSMESLLNVSVGSVLGACILCCIVLSVIVFRQRKCKSIASGMWTVLETILLGIILLYASVAVHFFPATTERCLLEPWLRELGFITCYGAIILKLYRHLVDFRTRKAHRWVLRDIDLLKYLGTMVFAVTCYMAAFTAAALDLIDVSQLGTLREQRTNTCLPLKWEYVTQVSEVLILCFGLHLAFASRNANTQFRERQFLVATLIIEFLVSTTFYVLRFFYLPEMSPSAIFLALFLRSQLTNNMALGLIFVPKLWYQHKQRQRHNNVQ, from the exons ATGGAAGTGCGGGGGAAATGTCAGTGGCAAGCTACTAAAGaaccacaacagcaacaacaaacacaaaaacaacagcaaaatcaGCTACAACAACTATTTGAAGTGCTGCAACAAACCCAACGGAAATGCCACCAAAACCAAAACGAAAGAACAAACCACCTACGATTACAgcgaatacaacaaaaacaatacacaAATGAAAAACATACAGTAATTACACCGCAGCAGCTGAAAACGGTGCAAAAGCCAAAACAAAATGTTGAACGACAGCAGCAGCGAAGTGCGTTACAGCAACATCCTAAATTATTACCCATAAATCATCATCGATGGCCGATGCCACCATTGTTGGCGAACGTAGCCACATCGCCACCAACGCCACAAAGTTCAAGCACATCACCAAATCCTAATGTGGTAAACGAATTTGTGCGCTTCACAGCAGCTGCCATTTCCCGAAGCCTGGCGGACGTGACAGCGACATTAGCGGTCGCGGCAGTGACGAAAGCGAAAGCACTCGCTGCAGTTGCAGGTTGTTGTAGAAAACAATTTCCAATACTTTGGTTGTTGGCCTTACTCAGTGCCGCACAATTcacaccaacagcaacaacaaacgtaGCGGCAAGCAGAGCTGCGGCAAGTAGCGGCGTGTTCAGCCCAACGCCAAAGCTACTGCAACATGGGATGTTGAGCACCGCCGCAACTGTCACCGCTGCCGCTTTTCTGAGCCAAGCATCCGCTGTACAAGCGGCCATTTTGAGTGCCAGCGCAACAACATTTCAGCCGAGACTAACGCGTTACAAATTTCCCACAGAGGCAGACGAGGGTGTGGGGACGGATGGCTACGCGGATGCGGATGCTGATGCATTGGTGCAGGTACAGGTAAAACGCATTAACCTGTTGGATAATGATGATGAGACGGCGGCAATGGCAGAAGTAGCAGCACCACCTCCACAACCCGAGGAACTTGAACAGGAGGAGCTGACGTCCGAGCAGGAAGAACTATACGATGAGGACCAACAGCTGTCACAGCAGGTTGCCGCTAGAAAATTGAATAGCAATGAAAAGCAGTTGCTTATGTTCTATCGACGTGTGCAACATGCGGCTGAGAGGCAGCAACAACAGCTTGACCGCGAATACTCCACATCACAGCGCCATTATCAAAGCGCGGGCGTAGAAGAACAACCAACATCCTTTCTCGTTGAGTCAAAGTTGCATTTAGCCGACATAAGGCCAACAGTTGACAATGTGGTTCCGATGCCCAGCGACGATGTGTTGGCTATGCAGTTATTGCACAAACATGTCACCAAACGCAGTGCAACCACTAAGCTTGCATCAACGACGGTAACGCCAACCGCCTACATTGCAGGTGCTACCGCCGCTAACATCAGTAGCGTAGCGACTAAAAACGTCACCGCAGCAGCGGACAATACCGAAGAGAAGTGTGAACCTAAAGTGTTGGAGGAGGTGCCACCCGAACCG TTCTTTGATTTCTCCGACATCGCCGAAGATGCTGCACGCCAATTCACTGAATTTATTACGAATAAATTTGGCACCTCAGGCCCACCAACGGAGCAGGCCATCACAGCGGAATTGCGTGAAGAGCTGCGACGTCGTGCCAACGGCATTGCCAGTTATGCACTAAATGAGGATGAGAATCTGTTGGCGTTTGCAATTGCAGCGCCGAGCATACAAACGGTTGTGGTCAAGTTCAAGGACGATGTAACG ATACCACCGGAGCAGATACACAATAAAGCTATTCTTGGTTCCTATTGGCGTGAATTGGGTGTGGCGTGGAACAGCACCGAGAGCACACAGGAGTGGGGTGCACCATTCCGGGATTGCAATGTGTTGAAAGGACGTTGGCTGTGGCCGTTTCGCATTACatttagtgaaaataaaataaa AATTGGTGCGGTCGCCTTTATCGCTGCTGATGAGGACGTCTGTAATGATGGGCTGGAGGAAGTTTTCGGACGAAAGCATGG CTGCGATCGCAACACCACATTTTGTTTACTTACCGAGAATAAACCCTCGGCGACACGCGATGTCTATACCTGCATCTGTCGTGAATCCTTCTATTTGCCCAACTCAACGCTACAGGGTTTTCGTGGTGATATCGTGGAGGCATCCGAGGGTTATGGCAATTATTCATGCATACCCTGTCCCGATGGCTGTACAACTTGTGATCAGCATGGCGTCTGTTTGTTGGGTGAACCACCCGAGGTTGTGTCAATGGAGAGCTTATTAAATGTATCTGTGGGCTCGGTATTGGGCGCATGCATACTTTGTTGTATTGTATTGAGTGTAATTGTTTTCCGGCAGCGAAAGTGTAAG tcTATTGCCTCAGGCATGTGGACCGTGCTGGAAACAATTTTATTAGGAATTATATTACTTTATGCATCg GTTGCCGTCCATTTCTTTCCCGCCACTACCGAACGCTGTCTGCTTGAACCATGGCTGCGCGAACTTGGCTTCATCACCTGCTACGGTGCCATCATATTGAAACTGTATCGCCATCTTGTCGATTTTCGTACACGCAAAGCACATCGTTGGGTATTGCGCGACATTGATTTGCTGAAATATTTGGGCACCATGGTATTTGCGGTCACCTGTTATATGGCCGCCTTCACTGCCGCCGCACTAGATCTGATCGATGTGTCACAATTGGGTACATTGCGTGAGCAGCGCACAAACACTTGCCTGCCACTCAAGTGGGAATATGTGACACAGGTCAGCGAAGTGTTGATACTCTGCTTTGGACTGCATTTAGCTTTCGCCAGTCGCAATGCCAACACGCAATTTAGA GAAAGGCAGTTCCTCGTTGCGACACTGATCATCGAATTCCTAGTGTCGACCACATTCTATGTTTTGCGTTTCTTCTATTTGCCCGAAATGAGTCCGAGCGCTATATTTTTAGCGCTTTTCCTGCGCTCACAATTGACCAACAACATGGCGTTGGGTTTGATATTTGTGCCAAAATTGTGGTATCAGCATAAGCAG CGCCAACGTCACAACaatgtacaataa